The following coding sequences lie in one Treponema socranskii subsp. buccale genomic window:
- a CDS encoding NADase-type glycan-binding domain-containing protein produces the protein MKQPLSVVTIFLCTFQIIFAQAPELKNMMPNSWQKLTRLSEQEEKEFFEKDEVREAILSIDNYFFRKKKIEEMHYQVFTETNCGLQFYRFLISVSPLESIYTTEYKNKTISKEECFKMQGEENCIWQIVFLKNKNTVLQEILIRPYSQYWVSQGEWEGYLFNDLMIKPLNKNGIGFFITEVSVAFIADRKKINENIVPITYHTCKKQIDASSSTWFSKYNINDDITSAWSKEGINIQASESLFDPKCPLKYSIQNAFDGNPATSYVENTEDDLFLIEIGFSGKFEKLAIINGYALNTSLYKANNRVKCLSGDIEFSDDNMNYQIIKCLGNYLPFDGIYNGEKYNDTCIAELNLYVNKSWLFGKINE, from the coding sequence ATGAAACAGCCATTATCGGTTGTTACAATTTTTTTATGTACATTTCAAATCATATTTGCACAAGCGCCCGAACTGAAAAACATGATGCCGAACAGTTGGCAAAAATTAACACGATTGAGCGAACAGGAAGAAAAAGAGTTTTTTGAAAAAGATGAAGTAAGAGAAGCAATTCTAAGTATTGATAATTATTTTTTCAGAAAAAAGAAAATTGAAGAAATGCACTATCAGGTCTTTACGGAGACAAATTGCGGATTGCAGTTTTACAGATTTTTGATCAGCGTCAGCCCATTGGAAAGTATTTATACTACAGAGTATAAAAATAAAACAATAAGTAAAGAAGAATGCTTCAAAATGCAGGGGGAAGAGAACTGTATTTGGCAGATTGTATTTTTAAAAAATAAGAATACTGTTCTACAAGAAATATTGATCCGCCCATATTCGCAGTATTGGGTTTCTCAGGGAGAATGGGAAGGCTATCTTTTTAATGATTTGATGATAAAACCTCTTAATAAAAACGGAATAGGATTTTTCATAACGGAAGTTAGCGTCGCTTTTATTGCAGACAGGAAAAAAATAAATGAAAACATTGTTCCTATAACGTATCATACCTGTAAAAAGCAAATAGATGCATCATCTTCTACATGGTTTTCAAAATATAATATAAACGACGATATCACAAGTGCTTGGAGTAAAGAAGGTATAAACATACAGGCTTCAGAATCTCTGTTTGACCCGAAATGTCCGCTCAAATACAGTATACAAAATGCTTTTGACGGAAATCCTGCAACAAGCTATGTAGAAAATACCGAAGATGATTTATTTTTAATTGAAATAGGTTTTTCTGGAAAATTTGAAAAACTCGCAATAATAAACGGTTATGCATTGAATACTTCCTTATACAAAGCAAATAATAGGGTAAAATGTTTAAGTGGCGATATTGAATTTTCAGATGATAATATGAATTATCAGATTATAAAATGCTTAGGCAATTATCTTCCGTTTGATGGAATATACAATGGCGAAAAATATAACGATACATGTATTGCAGAATTAAATTTATATGTAAATAAAAGTTGGCTTTTTGGAAAGATAAATGAGTGA
- a CDS encoding YebC/PmpR family DNA-binding transcriptional regulator, with the protein MSGHSKWSTIKHAKGIADAKRGQMFTKFIKEISIAARMGGGDPNSNPRLRTAILKARASSMPKDNIERAIKKGTGETDGKTYEELVYEGYGPGGVAVLVETLTDNKNRAAADVRNIFDKNGGKLGVTGSVSRMFARKGTIEYDAEKVSEDTVMEVGLEAGADDIVNDGGIITVTTDPSAFDGVLEALQEKGLESLSAQVGMVADTNAQVDAATAEKVQKLIDKLEENDDVQNVYTNVEYPEDFEPAE; encoded by the coding sequence ATGTCAGGACACAGTAAATGGTCAACGATTAAACATGCAAAGGGAATCGCCGACGCAAAACGCGGTCAAATGTTTACAAAATTCATTAAGGAAATTTCAATCGCTGCGCGCATGGGCGGCGGAGACCCGAACTCGAATCCCAGACTCCGCACCGCCATCTTAAAAGCGCGTGCGTCGAGTATGCCGAAAGACAATATCGAACGCGCGATCAAAAAAGGCACCGGCGAAACGGACGGAAAAACCTACGAAGAGCTCGTCTACGAAGGATACGGACCGGGCGGAGTTGCCGTCCTCGTCGAAACGCTTACCGACAATAAAAACCGCGCGGCAGCCGACGTGCGCAACATCTTCGACAAAAACGGCGGAAAGCTCGGCGTAACCGGTTCGGTTTCCCGTATGTTCGCACGCAAAGGCACGATCGAATACGACGCCGAAAAAGTATCGGAAGATACGGTTATGGAAGTCGGTCTCGAAGCAGGCGCCGACGATATCGTAAACGACGGCGGTATCATCACCGTAACGACCGATCCTTCCGCTTTCGACGGCGTGCTCGAAGCGCTTCAGGAAAAGGGACTCGAGTCGCTTTCCGCGCAAGTGGGCATGGTCGCCGATACGAACGCGCAAGTCGACGCGGCGACGGCCGAAAAAGTGCAAAAGCTCATCGACAAGCTTGAAGAAAACGACGACGTACAAAACGTGTATACGAACGTCGAATACCCCGAAGATTTTGAACCTGCAGAGTAA
- a CDS encoding N-acetylneuraminate synthase family protein, translating into MIIAEIGTAHGGSLAKAKKLIDAAFFAGADAVKFQWVYADEILHPDTGTVDLPGGKIKLYDRFKALEVPIDFFKSAMAYAHKKKLLFICSPFGLKSLRELLALKPDAVKIASPELNHIPLLRALSDFRTVQKALGDAVVPVILSSGVSKLADIERSLDIVGKENVTLLHCITSYPAPETEYNVRLVSTLHDIFGVPCGISDHSLDPVLVPVLAAAYGSVMTEKHITLSKKTDGLDDPVALEAEQFALMVRALRQCEAAKRRYGDKRGAARILKEMREQYGRKKVREVLGTGIKTLALSEIENYGRTNRSLHFMHAMKAGSVVEENDIAVLRTEKTLTPGISPEYFETIVNARLSRDVRAGAGVDWEDIVYRR; encoded by the coding sequence ATGATCATCGCGGAAATAGGAACGGCACACGGAGGCTCGCTTGCAAAGGCGAAAAAGCTCATCGACGCGGCTTTTTTTGCAGGAGCCGATGCCGTAAAATTTCAATGGGTGTATGCGGATGAAATCCTGCACCCCGATACGGGAACGGTCGATTTGCCGGGCGGAAAAATAAAGCTCTACGATCGATTTAAAGCGCTCGAAGTGCCGATCGATTTTTTTAAATCGGCGATGGCGTATGCGCACAAAAAAAAACTCCTTTTCATCTGCTCGCCGTTCGGTCTCAAAAGCCTCCGCGAACTGCTTGCGCTTAAACCCGACGCCGTAAAAATCGCATCTCCCGAATTGAATCACATCCCGCTTTTGAGAGCTTTGTCGGATTTCCGTACGGTGCAAAAAGCGCTCGGAGATGCCGTCGTCCCCGTCATCCTTTCAAGCGGCGTTTCAAAGCTCGCCGACATCGAACGCTCTCTCGACATCGTCGGAAAAGAAAACGTCACGCTGCTACACTGCATCACAAGCTACCCCGCTCCCGAAACCGAATACAACGTGCGCCTCGTTTCCACGCTGCACGATATATTCGGCGTGCCCTGCGGCATCAGCGATCACTCCCTCGATCCCGTCCTCGTTCCCGTCCTGGCGGCCGCATACGGAAGCGTTATGACCGAAAAGCACATCACGCTGAGCAAAAAGACTGACGGACTCGACGACCCCGTCGCGCTTGAAGCCGAACAGTTCGCCCTGATGGTACGTGCACTCCGCCAATGTGAAGCGGCAAAACGACGCTACGGCGATAAACGCGGAGCGGCGCGCATACTCAAAGAGATGCGCGAACAATACGGCAGAAAAAAAGTACGTGAAGTTCTCGGCACGGGAATCAAAACGCTTGCGCTGTCGGAAATCGAAAACTACGGAAGGACGAACCGCTCGCTCCATTTTATGCACGCGATGAAAGCCGGCAGCGTCGTCGAAGAAAACGATATCGCAGTCCTCCGTACCGAAAAAACGCTCACGCCCGGCATTTCTCCGGAATACTTTGAAACGATTGTAAACGCGCGCCTTTCACGGGACGTCCGCGCTGGAGCAGGCGTCGATTGGGAAGACATCGTGTACCGCCGGTGA
- the secA gene encoding preprotein translocase subunit SecA, producing MFIDKILTFFFGSQNERDVKALAPILAKVNEKESWAKSLSAEDFPKQTAIFKERLAKGETLDDILPEAFALAREASFRVLGERPYDVQIMGALVLHSGRISEMKTGEGKTLMCVAAAYLNSLSGKGVHIVTVNDYLAGRDAEWMRPVYAYMGQTVGTILSDMDNAARKAAYDCDITYGTNNELGFDYLRDNMQIELSQKVQRGFSFCIVDEIDSILIDEARTPLIISGQGEDDTYKYHEVDKYVGQLVEVEKDPVTGLYPDEVNMEPEQRKNIKGDYTLDEKSKRVSFTDAGMNHIDAILHQHNLITGTVFDENNFEYVHYFTQAVRAHRLYKNDVDYLVKDGQVQIVDEFTGRILEGRRYGDGLHQAIEAKEHLRIAQRNRTLATITFQNFFRMYDKLSGMTGTAATEAVEFNKIYKLDVVSIPTNKPVIRKDENDEVYLNESDKWTAICDEIAAAHAKGQPVLVGTVSVEKSEHLSAMLTRKGVRHEVLNAKNHAREALIIAEAGAKGAVTIATNMAGRGTDIKLGGNPEFRAQKRAGTNATPEQYDAAYKIEKEQWKKDYEDVKASGGLYVIGSERHESRRIDNQLRGRSGRQGDPGRSKFFISMDDDLMRLFGGERMKVMMSRIGMKPGEPIDHPWLNRGIKKAQEKVEDRNFEIRKNLLDYDDVLNEQRGVVYKQRDSILADENLSVRVMNNAKDAVNDIFDEYELHTKKQKDAALAELNDRIRNMFGIQLASEQLSRETLESMLQNDLTEKETLAGKENLNMFIRYQYVQTIDKKWLDQLEELESLRDAVHLRSYGSKNPLTEYKIDGFNIFDEMMDSIRTTVMSRVFKVRIQLSPAAAEARRRMSSRDMSAQHSEAASFAGGASGEAQREASMQMSGDAARRAAAGGAMQKHTQGQSVTVRRTMPKIGRNDPCPCGSGKKYKNCHGRNG from the coding sequence ATGTTTATCGATAAGATCCTTACGTTTTTCTTCGGCTCTCAAAACGAACGAGATGTCAAAGCGCTCGCTCCGATCCTCGCAAAAGTGAACGAAAAAGAGAGCTGGGCAAAATCTCTTTCGGCGGAAGATTTTCCGAAACAGACCGCGATTTTTAAAGAGCGCCTTGCAAAAGGCGAAACGCTCGACGACATACTTCCCGAAGCTTTTGCGCTCGCGCGCGAAGCGTCGTTCCGCGTATTGGGCGAACGTCCCTACGACGTGCAGATCATGGGTGCGCTCGTGCTGCATTCGGGGCGCATTTCCGAAATGAAAACGGGCGAAGGCAAAACGCTTATGTGCGTCGCGGCCGCCTATTTGAACAGCCTTTCGGGAAAGGGCGTGCACATCGTTACGGTAAACGACTACCTCGCAGGGCGCGATGCCGAATGGATGCGGCCCGTGTACGCGTACATGGGGCAAACCGTCGGTACGATCCTTTCGGATATGGACAACGCTGCAAGGAAAGCGGCGTACGACTGCGACATCACCTACGGGACGAACAACGAACTCGGTTTCGATTATCTCCGCGACAATATGCAGATAGAGCTTTCGCAAAAAGTGCAGCGCGGATTCAGCTTTTGTATCGTCGACGAAATCGACTCGATTTTGATCGACGAAGCGCGCACGCCTCTTATCATCAGCGGGCAGGGTGAAGACGACACGTACAAGTATCACGAAGTCGATAAATATGTCGGGCAGCTTGTCGAAGTGGAAAAGGATCCCGTCACGGGGCTCTATCCCGACGAAGTGAACATGGAGCCTGAGCAGCGGAAAAATATCAAAGGCGATTACACGCTCGATGAAAAATCGAAGCGCGTGTCGTTTACCGACGCGGGTATGAACCACATCGATGCAATTCTCCATCAGCACAATTTGATAACGGGAACCGTCTTCGATGAAAATAATTTCGAATACGTGCACTATTTTACGCAGGCGGTACGGGCTCACCGCTTGTACAAAAACGACGTCGATTACCTTGTCAAAGACGGACAAGTGCAGATCGTCGACGAATTTACCGGCCGTATCCTCGAAGGCAGGCGCTACGGCGACGGGCTGCATCAGGCGATCGAAGCGAAAGAGCATTTGCGCATCGCACAGCGAAACCGAACGCTTGCGACGATCACCTTTCAGAATTTTTTCCGCATGTACGACAAGCTTTCCGGCATGACCGGAACGGCGGCGACGGAAGCGGTCGAATTCAATAAAATTTACAAACTCGACGTCGTTTCCATTCCGACGAATAAACCGGTTATCCGAAAAGACGAAAACGACGAAGTCTACCTCAACGAAAGCGACAAGTGGACGGCGATCTGCGACGAAATCGCCGCGGCTCACGCAAAGGGACAGCCCGTACTCGTAGGTACCGTTTCCGTAGAAAAATCGGAACACCTTTCGGCGATGCTCACGCGCAAAGGAGTCCGCCACGAAGTGTTGAACGCAAAAAATCACGCGCGGGAAGCGCTCATCATAGCCGAAGCGGGTGCAAAAGGCGCGGTGACGATCGCAACGAATATGGCCGGACGCGGTACCGATATCAAACTCGGAGGCAATCCCGAATTCCGCGCACAAAAAAGAGCCGGAACGAATGCAACGCCCGAACAATACGATGCCGCTTACAAAATCGAAAAAGAGCAGTGGAAAAAAGATTACGAAGACGTAAAAGCTTCGGGCGGATTGTACGTCATCGGCTCCGAACGTCACGAAAGCCGGCGTATCGACAATCAGCTGCGCGGCCGTTCCGGACGTCAGGGTGATCCCGGTCGCAGCAAATTCTTTATTTCGATGGACGACGATCTCATGCGATTGTTCGGCGGCGAGCGCATGAAAGTGATGATGAGCAGGATCGGCATGAAGCCCGGAGAGCCGATCGATCACCCGTGGCTGAACCGCGGCATTAAAAAAGCGCAGGAAAAAGTCGAAGACAGAAACTTTGAAATCCGCAAAAACCTGCTCGACTACGACGATGTTTTAAACGAACAGCGCGGCGTCGTCTACAAACAGCGAGACAGCATTCTCGCCGACGAAAACCTTTCCGTGCGCGTTATGAACAATGCAAAAGACGCCGTAAACGATATCTTCGACGAATACGAACTGCACACGAAAAAGCAAAAGGACGCCGCTTTGGCGGAGCTCAACGATCGCATCAGAAATATGTTCGGTATTCAATTGGCGTCCGAACAGCTTTCGCGCGAAACGCTCGAATCGATGCTGCAAAACGATTTGACGGAAAAGGAAACGCTCGCCGGCAAAGAAAACCTCAACATGTTTATCCGCTACCAGTACGTGCAGACGATCGACAAAAAATGGCTCGATCAGCTCGAAGAGCTCGAAAGTCTGCGCGATGCGGTGCACTTGCGCTCCTACGGCAGCAAAAATCCGCTTACCGAATATAAGATCGACGGTTTTAATATTTTCGACGAAATGATGGATTCGATCCGGACGACCGTTATGTCGCGCGTATTCAAAGTGCGCATCCAGCTTTCGCCGGCTGCAGCAGAAGCGCGAAGGAGGATGAGCTCTCGCGATATGAGCGCGCAGCATTCCGAAGCCGCGTCTTTTGCAGGAGGAGCGTCGGGCGAAGCGCAACGGGAAGCTTCCATGCAGATGAGCGGAGATGCCGCTCGGAGGGCCGCCGCAGGCGGTGCGATGCAAAAGCACACGCAGGGGCAATCGGTAACCGTTCGCCGCACGATGCCGAAAATCGGCCGAAACGATCCCTGTCCCTGCGGCTCCGGGAAGAAGTATAAAAATTGCCACGGGCGTAACGGATAG
- a CDS encoding LIC_12708 family protein gives MMKKIAACMIVVSVCFFSCKNSPSVESVKEDELFSLSYGRFEDQLNMFDLADIGNVHTSMTMRDGFFYIANGEAQKIMELNSYGDLLTLYYNETEDASEPRTHEGAASKRKAIAYPFNNPGAIAVDSRKRMYVVSTMPKERQEENEKGTLLYSQIILRFASDGTSEDYIGQQGIGGTPFPFIKNIYTTSSDELVVVCLTTEGTIVYWFSEAGFLMYQIPILTKDAPKMPDAKAGANGISVLQDVIPDCTSRKLFVKVDYYEPRIDEDSKTEAGIDFVKTYIFPLTVETGKYGSPVAVPPYEETVSADYGKLVFRLPYDFLGVSNSGWLFFIISTDTGFGIEMVQPSGQKVIKRHFTVMHDDILYYVLSLSDSGIISALFIEKEKARVVWWRTDSLTAAIVKS, from the coding sequence ATGATGAAAAAAATCGCCGCATGTATGATCGTCGTTTCCGTCTGCTTTTTTTCCTGCAAAAATTCGCCGTCGGTCGAATCGGTAAAAGAAGACGAACTCTTTTCGCTTTCATACGGACGCTTTGAAGACCAGCTCAATATGTTCGACCTTGCGGATATCGGAAACGTACATACGAGCATGACGATGCGCGACGGTTTTTTTTACATCGCAAACGGTGAAGCTCAAAAGATTATGGAGCTCAATTCGTACGGCGATCTTTTGACGCTGTACTACAACGAAACGGAAGACGCATCCGAACCCCGAACTCACGAGGGTGCGGCGAGCAAACGCAAAGCGATAGCCTACCCTTTCAACAATCCCGGTGCGATCGCCGTCGACTCGCGAAAACGCATGTACGTCGTAAGCACGATGCCGAAAGAGCGGCAGGAAGAAAACGAAAAAGGAACGCTTTTGTACAGCCAAATCATCCTGCGCTTTGCAAGCGACGGTACGTCGGAAGATTATATCGGACAGCAGGGCATCGGCGGTACTCCCTTTCCGTTTATAAAAAACATCTATACGACATCGAGCGACGAACTCGTCGTCGTCTGCCTCACCACGGAAGGAACGATCGTCTATTGGTTTTCCGAAGCGGGATTTCTCATGTATCAAATTCCGATTTTAACAAAAGACGCGCCGAAGATGCCCGACGCCAAAGCGGGCGCAAACGGTATTTCCGTTTTGCAAGACGTCATACCCGACTGTACGTCGAGGAAGCTTTTTGTCAAAGTCGATTACTATGAGCCGCGCATCGACGAAGATTCCAAAACCGAAGCGGGCATCGATTTTGTAAAAACCTATATATTTCCGCTCACCGTGGAAACCGGCAAATACGGCAGCCCCGTCGCAGTCCCTCCCTACGAAGAGACGGTTTCCGCCGATTACGGCAAACTCGTGTTCCGCCTGCCCTATGATTTCCTCGGCGTTTCGAACAGCGGCTGGTTATTTTTTATCATTTCGACGGATACGGGTTTCGGTATCGAAATGGTGCAGCCTTCCGGTCAAAAGGTTATCAAGCGGCATTTCACTGTGATGCACGACGACATCCTCTACTACGTGCTTTCGCTGTCGGACAGCGGCATCATTTCAGCACTGTTTATCGAAAAAGAAAAAGCGCGCGTCGTATGGTGGCGGACGGATTCGCTTACAGCCGCGATCGTAAAATCGTAA
- a CDS encoding Fur family transcriptional regulator: MKNYHTTLSEAGVRPSVQRVAVYSYLCEHPVHPTVETLYASLSPEYPTLSKTTIYNTLKLFEEKNLVHSLKIEDDKLRYDADIRPHIHFKCEKCGKVFDVFDDTNIADYTLKSTNALPEGFVMTKMQTNMWGICRDCAKR, translated from the coding sequence ATGAAAAATTACCATACGACACTCAGCGAAGCCGGCGTCAGACCCTCGGTACAGCGCGTTGCGGTCTACTCCTATCTGTGCGAGCATCCCGTACATCCGACAGTGGAAACGCTCTACGCTTCCCTGTCGCCCGAATATCCGACGCTGTCGAAGACGACCATATACAATACGTTGAAATTATTCGAAGAAAAAAATCTCGTACACTCTCTCAAAATCGAAGACGATAAACTGCGCTACGATGCGGACATACGACCGCACATCCATTTTAAATGCGAAAAATGCGGTAAAGTGTTCGACGTATTCGACGATACGAATATCGCCGACTACACGCTCAAAAGCACGAACGCCCTTCCCGAAGGTTTTGTCATGACAAAGATGCAGACCAATATGTGGGGTATCTGCCGCGACTGCGCAAAGCGCTGA
- a CDS encoding ankyrin repeat domain-containing protein: MIKKTITYVSAFIFCCFIFGCASTPKERSVITLILSGKGNEAKSLFQSKYDINETDASGNTPLHAAALVDDADVAHFLLIKGADDTRVNSDGDTPLHAAIKNDNFGAVRVFAENGSGVFVRNADGKTALEAGLEKSDAYVAALITQNTGRERDSDGNTIVHYCVRMQNEGAVRECIKKGIPVSIQNNAGKTPLDIALEDSGDEKSVAIAADLITAGAETNDSQFSYFQTAVSERNFNYRFGDGQTPLHIAAIQHHKSIARYLLANGAHTSAQDITGATPLHEAVRYGDIDIAKALLESGADVNAEDNLGKTPVMLVIPEDKREAMYSLLIEHAADVAKKDAYGDTVLHTATMTSLAPSILELLVAGGADVNARNKDGVSPLLIAVQKRNLSHVKFYAERGADINSADKAGNTPLSLALKDGQAMLEMLVNRTNALSHDSNGNTPLHTAVIVNASIEQIRYLISLTDDINARNSDGNNALYLAVERNNKKIGELLLAKNADIFSTNNANDSPLHLALKKGGDTQGWLITSRTISATDGSGNTALHYAVEWDLKKAALSLIEKGANPEAKNANGETPLFSAVKTNDPAMIALIVKGGSSIKARDNLGSSPLHTAVRWDADASVRELVRLGIDVNAQNVAGKSALSEAVLAGKLSTAKVLIDSGADINASDNTGRTILMDAIRSRNADVIAMLLSNKANPQIQEINGRNAYHEAVLTGDARIIALVRDAGGKALSRDKNGTTPFSLAFDKSDGIVKTVLGNDKTITDSDGNTPFHIIVQAKGPLRILSLLASLGYPLDTRNAEGMTPLGYAVENNDENYARILLQNGANPFSSIDKKGRNAATIALASEERILADIAKYAGTKSDIHGNTLLHYAARTASADTIRKLLAYGLDANAKNISGETPYMTALRWKRNDAAAVLKAAENVKR; this comes from the coding sequence ATGATTAAAAAGACAATCACATACGTTTCGGCGTTTATCTTCTGTTGTTTTATATTCGGATGCGCATCGACTCCGAAAGAAAGATCCGTCATCACATTGATTTTAAGCGGCAAAGGAAACGAAGCGAAAAGCCTTTTCCAATCGAAATACGATATAAACGAAACCGACGCATCGGGAAATACGCCGCTCCATGCAGCCGCGCTCGTCGACGATGCGGATGTGGCGCACTTTTTATTGATAAAAGGCGCCGACGACACGAGAGTCAATTCCGACGGAGATACACCTCTGCACGCTGCAATCAAAAACGACAACTTCGGTGCAGTCCGCGTTTTTGCGGAAAACGGCAGCGGCGTTTTCGTACGCAATGCTGACGGAAAAACGGCGCTCGAAGCGGGATTGGAAAAAAGCGATGCGTACGTTGCGGCTCTTATCACGCAAAATACCGGAAGAGAACGCGATTCGGACGGCAACACGATCGTCCATTACTGCGTCCGTATGCAAAACGAGGGCGCCGTACGCGAATGCATCAAAAAAGGCATTCCCGTTTCCATACAAAACAATGCGGGAAAAACGCCGCTCGACATCGCGCTCGAAGATTCCGGCGACGAAAAATCCGTCGCAATCGCAGCCGATTTAATAACGGCGGGAGCCGAAACGAACGATAGTCAATTTTCGTATTTTCAAACGGCGGTTTCTGAGCGGAACTTCAATTACCGATTCGGCGACGGACAGACGCCGCTCCACATAGCGGCGATACAACATCACAAAAGCATCGCGCGCTATCTCCTTGCAAACGGTGCGCACACATCGGCTCAGGACATAACCGGAGCGACTCCGCTTCACGAAGCCGTCCGCTACGGCGATATCGATATCGCAAAAGCGCTGCTTGAAAGCGGTGCCGATGTAAACGCCGAAGACAATCTCGGAAAAACGCCCGTCATGCTCGTCATACCCGAAGATAAGCGCGAAGCGATGTATAGCCTCCTCATCGAACACGCAGCCGATGTCGCAAAAAAAGACGCATACGGCGATACCGTGCTGCACACGGCAACGATGACATCCCTTGCTCCCTCTATTCTCGAACTGCTTGTCGCGGGAGGAGCCGATGTAAACGCTCGCAATAAAGACGGCGTTTCACCTCTTTTGATAGCGGTGCAAAAACGCAATTTAAGCCACGTCAAATTCTATGCCGAACGCGGAGCCGATATCAATTCCGCCGATAAAGCGGGGAACACTCCCCTTTCACTCGCGCTCAAAGACGGACAAGCCATGCTTGAAATGCTTGTCAACCGGACGAATGCGCTTTCACACGATTCGAACGGCAACACGCCGCTTCACACGGCGGTTATCGTCAACGCATCGATCGAACAGATCCGATACCTCATAAGTCTCACCGACGATATAAACGCGCGAAACAGCGACGGCAACAACGCGCTCTATCTCGCAGTCGAAAGGAACAATAAAAAAATCGGCGAACTTTTGCTTGCAAAAAATGCCGATATATTTTCGACAAACAACGCCAACGATTCGCCGCTCCACCTTGCACTGAAAAAAGGAGGCGATACGCAAGGCTGGCTCATCACATCGCGCACAATCAGTGCGACCGACGGAAGCGGCAACACGGCGCTGCATTATGCGGTCGAATGGGATTTAAAAAAAGCCGCGCTTTCGCTCATCGAAAAGGGTGCAAACCCCGAAGCAAAAAACGCGAACGGAGAAACACCGCTTTTCAGCGCGGTAAAGACGAACGATCCGGCTATGATAGCCCTCATTGTAAAGGGCGGTTCATCGATAAAAGCAAGGGATAATCTGGGAAGCAGTCCGCTTCATACCGCCGTCCGTTGGGATGCCGATGCGTCCGTGCGGGAGCTCGTGCGCCTCGGCATCGACGTAAATGCACAAAACGTCGCAGGTAAATCCGCGCTTTCGGAAGCCGTGCTTGCAGGAAAACTTTCGACGGCGAAAGTATTAATCGATTCCGGAGCCGATATAAACGCAAGCGACAACACGGGACGAACGATTCTCATGGATGCGATTCGAAGCCGAAATGCCGACGTCATCGCGATGCTGCTTTCAAATAAAGCCAATCCCCAGATTCAGGAAATCAACGGACGGAACGCGTATCACGAAGCGGTGCTGACAGGAGACGCGCGCATCATCGCTTTAGTGCGCGATGCAGGAGGTAAAGCGCTCTCCCGCGACAAAAACGGAACCACGCCCTTTTCACTTGCGTTTGACAAAAGCGACGGCATCGTAAAAACCGTACTCGGAAACGACAAGACGATAACCGACAGCGACGGCAATACGCCTTTTCACATAATCGTTCAGGCAAAGGGACCGCTTCGAATTCTTTCCCTGCTCGCCTCTCTCGGCTATCCCCTCGACACGCGCAATGCCGAAGGCATGACACCGCTCGGTTATGCGGTCGAAAACAACGATGAAAACTATGCGCGCATTTTACTGCAAAACGGCGCGAATCCTTTTTCATCGATCGACAAAAAAGGGCGGAACGCGGCGACGATCGCGCTTGCAAGCGAAGAGCGCATACTTGCCGATATAGCAAAATATGCCGGAACTAAATCGGACATACACGGCAATACGCTCCTGCACTACGCGGCACGCACGGCATCGGCGGACACCATACGAAAACTCCTCGCATACGGACTCGACGCAAACGCAAAAAATATTTCAGGCGAAACACCGTATATGACGGCTCTCCGCTGGAAGCGAAACGATGCGGCGGCCGTACTGAAAGCTGCGGAAAACGTAAAGCGATAG
- a CDS encoding type II toxin-antitoxin system Phd/YefM family antitoxin, with the protein MAVITATAARTNLYNLIDRTKDCHEPIIISGKRNNAVLISEDDWNAIQETLYLCSIPGMRESIIEASNEPLEESIKELDW; encoded by the coding sequence ATGGCAGTAATAACAGCGACGGCAGCCAGAACAAACCTTTATAATTTAATTGACAGAACAAAAGATTGTCATGAACCGATTATAATTTCCGGTAAAAGAAATAATGCGGTTTTAATTTCAGAGGACGACTGGAATGCTATTCAAGAAACCTTGTACTTGTGCTCTATTCCGGGAATGAGAGAATCAATCATTGAAGCAAGTAACGAACCATTGGAAGAGAGCATTAAGGAACTTGACTGGTAA
- a CDS encoding Txe/YoeB family addiction module toxin, translated as MWTVVYSKQAAKDSKKIKQANLKQTVKHLIEIIKNNPFENPPPYEKLVGDLTGKYSRRINIRHRLVYEVFEKENTVRILRMWTHYE; from the coding sequence ATGTGGACTGTAGTTTATTCAAAACAGGCGGCGAAAGACAGTAAAAAAATTAAACAGGCAAATCTGAAACAAACGGTAAAACATTTAATTGAAATTATAAAGAACAATCCTTTTGAAAATCCTCCGCCTTACGAAAAGTTAGTCGGTGATTTGACAGGAAAATATTCAAGAAGAATTAATATACGGCACCGTTTGGTATATGAAGTTTTCGAAAAAGAAAATACCGTTCGTATTCTAAGAATGTGGACTCATTATGAATAA